In Sodalis ligni, a single genomic region encodes these proteins:
- the ptrA gene encoding pitrilysin — protein MRRLVSGLLSGILIGVFCFSTGWAATGWQPINETIQKSSKDARQYQAVKLANGMTVLLVSDKQAVKSLSAIAVPVGTLQSPDSQLGLAHYLEHMILMGSKKYPQPENLSEFLKKHGGDHNASTASHRTAFYLEVENSALLPAVDRLADAIAEPLLDPASADKERHAVNAELTMGRSNDALRMAQIRAETMNPAHPAARFSGGNLETLRDKPGSNLHQTLTAFYHRYYSANLMVAVIYGNQPLPQLAAIATQTYGRVANHNAVVPPITVPAVTKKQTGIVIHYQPVQPQKMLRIEFPIANNSRAFRSKSDTYISYLIGNHSPNTLADWLQKQGLADAIDAGADPMVDGNGGVFSIAVSLSDKGFAQRDEVIAAIFSYLKTLREHGIQRQYFDEIAHVLQQDFRYPIITRDMDYIEWLVDSMLKVPVQHVLDAPYLADRYDPKAIAARLDSMKPENARIWFISPDEPHDKVAYFMNASYRVDALTPEHMAAWRQREQNIDLSLPTLNPYIASDFSLINAGKVPAHPETLVDKPGLRLLYMPSRYFADEPRADITLNFRNPNLMDTPRDQVLYAMNDYIAGLNLAELSNQSYVGGINFSTFESDGLTVKASGYTQRLPQLVISLIERYAAFTPTEDQLAQAKTWYRQQLDGTDKGKAYSQAVIPARVLSEWPYVERDERRGLIDGMTLQDLIDYRQKVFKPAALEMLVVGNLTPQQSTALADQLKKHVGWTGIRWQRTPRVEIRQPQLALIQKTGSTTDSALAAAYVPTGYDRIAGMVNSYMLSQIVESWFYQQLRTQEQLGYAIFMTPVFVGDQGGVEFVLQSSTKQPAYLYDRFQAFFGQTEQRLRAMSPADFEQYKQGVISQVLQQPQTLGEEVDQYTDEMARDNAAFDTRDKGGAGLRQLTLDQMAEFFHRAVIEPQGLALLSQIGGQGHDPVSFAAPPGWTLYPNAAALQKTLPVIRPQ, from the coding sequence ATGCGAAGACTGGTTAGCGGATTATTAAGCGGTATTTTAATTGGCGTTTTTTGCTTTTCAACCGGCTGGGCCGCCACCGGTTGGCAACCCATCAACGAGACGATTCAAAAAAGCAGCAAGGATGCCCGGCAATACCAGGCCGTCAAACTGGCCAACGGCATGACCGTTCTGCTGGTCAGTGATAAGCAGGCGGTGAAATCCCTGTCCGCCATAGCGGTGCCGGTGGGTACGCTGCAAAGTCCCGACAGCCAGCTCGGGTTGGCCCATTATCTTGAACATATGATTCTGATGGGCTCCAAAAAATACCCGCAGCCGGAAAACCTGTCGGAATTCCTTAAAAAGCACGGCGGCGACCATAATGCCAGCACGGCCTCCCACCGCACCGCTTTTTATCTCGAGGTGGAAAACAGCGCCCTGCTGCCGGCGGTGGATCGTCTGGCGGACGCCATTGCCGAACCGCTGCTGGATCCTGCCAGCGCGGACAAAGAACGCCATGCGGTGAATGCCGAGCTCACCATGGGCCGTTCCAACGACGCTTTGCGCATGGCGCAAATCCGGGCCGAAACCATGAATCCGGCCCATCCGGCGGCCCGGTTCTCCGGCGGCAATCTGGAAACCCTGCGGGATAAACCCGGCAGCAACCTGCACCAGACGTTAACGGCGTTCTATCATCGTTATTATTCCGCCAACCTCATGGTGGCGGTGATTTATGGTAACCAGCCGCTGCCGCAGCTGGCGGCGATCGCCACACAAACCTACGGACGCGTCGCCAATCACAACGCCGTGGTGCCGCCCATTACCGTACCGGCGGTGACCAAAAAACAAACCGGCATCGTGATTCACTACCAGCCGGTGCAGCCGCAAAAAATGCTGCGCATAGAATTTCCCATTGCCAATAACAGCCGTGCGTTCCGCAGTAAAAGCGACACCTATATCAGTTACCTAATTGGTAATCACAGCCCCAATACCCTGGCGGACTGGCTGCAAAAGCAGGGCCTGGCGGATGCTATCGACGCCGGCGCGGATCCGATGGTGGATGGAAACGGCGGCGTTTTCTCCATCGCCGTATCCCTGAGCGATAAAGGCTTCGCCCAGCGGGATGAGGTGATCGCCGCGATTTTCAGCTACCTCAAGACTCTGCGCGAACACGGCATCCAGCGGCAATATTTCGACGAAATCGCCCATGTGCTGCAGCAGGATTTTCGTTATCCCATTATTACCCGCGATATGGATTATATCGAGTGGCTGGTGGATTCCATGCTCAAGGTGCCGGTACAGCACGTCCTGGACGCCCCCTATCTGGCGGATCGCTACGATCCCAAGGCAATCGCCGCCCGTCTGGACAGCATGAAACCGGAAAATGCCCGTATCTGGTTTATCAGTCCCGACGAACCCCATGATAAGGTCGCCTATTTCATGAACGCGTCCTACCGGGTGGATGCATTGACGCCGGAACACATGGCGGCCTGGCGGCAAAGAGAACAGAACATCGATTTGTCGCTGCCGACGCTCAATCCGTATATCGCCAGCGATTTCTCCCTGATCAACGCGGGCAAGGTCCCTGCGCACCCTGAAACCCTTGTTGATAAACCCGGACTGCGTCTGCTGTACATGCCCAGCCGCTATTTCGCCGATGAGCCGCGGGCCGATATTACCCTGAATTTCCGCAACCCCAATCTGATGGATACGCCCCGGGATCAGGTGCTGTATGCCATGAATGATTACATCGCCGGCCTGAATCTGGCGGAGCTGAGCAATCAGTCCTATGTCGGCGGCATTAATTTCTCCACCTTTGAAAGCGATGGATTAACCGTCAAAGCCAGCGGTTATACCCAGCGGCTGCCGCAATTGGTGATAAGCCTTATCGAACGCTATGCCGCCTTCACGCCCACCGAAGATCAGCTGGCACAGGCCAAGACCTGGTATCGTCAGCAGCTTGACGGCACCGATAAAGGCAAGGCCTATTCCCAGGCCGTGATTCCGGCCAGGGTGCTTTCCGAATGGCCTTACGTGGAGCGGGATGAACGGCGGGGGCTGATTGACGGCATGACGCTGCAGGATTTGATCGATTATCGCCAGAAAGTATTCAAACCCGCCGCGCTGGAAATGCTGGTGGTGGGCAATTTGACGCCGCAGCAGTCTACGGCGCTGGCCGATCAGCTGAAAAAACACGTCGGCTGGACCGGTATCCGCTGGCAGCGAACTCCCAGGGTGGAAATCAGGCAACCGCAGCTGGCGCTGATCCAAAAAACCGGCAGCACCACCGATTCGGCGCTGGCGGCGGCCTACGTACCCACCGGTTACGATCGGATTGCGGGCATGGTCAATAGCTATATGCTGTCGCAGATTGTCGAATCCTGGTTTTATCAGCAGCTCCGTACCCAGGAACAATTGGGTTATGCCATCTTTATGACGCCGGTTTTTGTCGGCGATCAGGGGGGCGTCGAATTTGTGCTGCAGAGCAGTACGAAACAGCCCGCTTATCTTTATGATCGATTCCAGGCGTTCTTCGGCCAGACCGAACAGCGTTTACGCGCCATGTCGCCGGCGGATTTCGAACAGTACAAACAGGGCGTTATCAGCCAGGTGCTACAGCAGCCGCAGACATTGGGTGAGGAAGTGGATCAATATACCGATGAGATGGCCCGGGACAATGCCGCCTTCGATACCCGTGACAAAGGAGGGGCGGGGCTGCGGCAATTGACCCTGGACCAAATGGCGGAGTTTTTTCACCGGGCGGTGATCGAGCCGCAGGGCCTGGCGTTATTGTCGCAAATCGGCGGCCAGGGTCACGACCCGGTCTCCTTTGCCGCGCCCCCAGGCTGGACGCTGTATCCGAACGCGGCGGCGCTGCAAAAAACCTTGCCGGTCATCCGGCCCCAGTAA